One stretch of Paramormyrops kingsleyae isolate MSU_618 chromosome 4, PKINGS_0.4, whole genome shotgun sequence DNA includes these proteins:
- the tox gene encoding thymocyte selection-associated high mobility group box protein TOX isoform X4, producing MYMSTSESSQDFPSSGQESAIQRQPNTKLTGVTWKQDMDCPRPPWCYPVPSLSDDGLNIPPITPPTLPEHALVHMPESEPGGYHLLCPPVSQNGLNPFHPQNMDLPAITVSNMLSQDGPLLSNSLSMMQEMANSDSPRYNSHAQMETPRPRIQSVVMQHGQLSTINQSQLSAQLGLSGNNITHNSPSPPGSKSATPSPSSSVHEDETDESLKSNGAEKRPAADMGKKPKTPKKKKKKDPNEPQKPVSAYALFFRDTQAAIKGQNPNATFGEVSKIVASMWDGLGEEQKQLYKKKTEAAKKEYLKQLAAYRASLVSKSYSEPVEVKTCQASQMLGPKPSLFPGAPPVHSGLYLGPPYHPQGSMNPSHLPGLHPGLPRSIAPKASAPMPVSMARMAASPPPQLQISPPLHQHLGLPPTHQSIAMQQQQQPQLTGHQMALHSPSMPQQGFPLQGEFQNILGCNSPGGQASSPVMDYMRSGCRNPPAQSVEWSSEYCSNGNLPRDKALYLT from the exons TGTTATCCTGTACCAAGCCTCAGCGACGATGGCCTCAATAtcccccccatcacccccccaaccctgccAGAGCACGCTTTAGTCCACATGCCAGAGTCGGAGCCTGGGGGCTACCACCTCCTGTGCCCCCCTGTTTCTCAGAATGGACTCAACCCCTTCCACCCCCAGAACATGGACCTTCCCGCTATCACCGTGTCCAACATGCTGAGCCAGGATGGGCCCCTGCTTTCCAATTCATTATCTATG ATGCAGGAAATGGCAAATTCAGACTCGCCCCGATACAACAGCCATGCTCAGATGGAGACCCCCAGACCCAGGATCCAATCAGTCGTGATGCAACACGGTCAGCTGTCCACGatcaaccaatcacagctcAGCGCACAGCTCGGCTTGAGTGGGAACaacattacccacaattccccATCACCCCCTGGAAGCAAGTCAGCAACTCCTTCACCATCTAGTTCAGTACATGAAGATGAAACTGATGAGTCATTAAAG AGCAACGGCGCAGAGAAGAGGCCAGCGGCGGACATGGGAAAGAAGCCCAAGACgcccaagaagaagaagaagaaggaccCCAACGAGCCGCAGAAGCCGGTGTCGGCCTACGCCCTCTTCTTCCGCGACACGCAGGCGGCCATCAAAGGCCAGAACCCTAACGCCACCTTCGGCGAAGTTTCCAAGATTGTGGCCTCTATGTGGGATGGTCTGGGTGAAGAACAGAAGCAG CTGTACAAGAAGAAGACCGAAGCGGCCAAGAAGGAGTACCTGAAGCAGCTGGCGGCGTACAGAGCTAGCTTGGTGTCCAAG AGTTACAGCGAACCTGTGGAGGTGAAGACGTGCCAGGCATCGCAGATGCTGGGCCCCAAGCCTTCACTCTTCCCAGGAGCCCCCCCCGTCCACTCAGGGCTTTACTTGGGTCCCCCGTACCACCCGCAGGGCTCCATGAACCCCTCCCACCTGCCAGGTCTGCACCCCGGCCTGCCCCGCAGCATCGCCCCCAAGGCCAGTGCCCCCATGCCCGTGTCCATGGCCAGGATGGCGGCGTCACCTCCCCCGCAGCTCCAGATCAGCCCCCCCCTACACCAGCACCTGGGCCTCCCTCCAACACACCAGTCTATTGCCatgcagcagcaacagcagccgCAGCTGACCGGCCACCAGATGGCGCTGCACTCTCCATCTATGCCACAG CAGGGATTTCCCCTACAAGGAGAGTTCCAGAACATCCTGGGGTGCAACTCTCCCGGTGGCCAGGCGTCGTCCCCGGTGATGGATTACATGCGGTCCGGTTGTAGGAACCCCCCAGCACAGAGTGTGGAGTGGAGCAGCGAGTACTGCAGTAACGG AAACCTGCCGAGAGACAAAGCCCTGTACCTCACCTGA